Genomic segment of Saccharomyces cerevisiae S288C chromosome XV, complete sequence:
GCTCTTTAAAGGTACTTtctaagaagaaaagtatCGGAACAGGACTTACCACGACAAACTAATCATGCCGGTTACTAAATCTTTATCTAAGTTGCAAAAGAACTTATCCAAGAAAGGGAAAAATATCACGGTTCATCCGAAGGGTAGAAAGTATGAAAAGCTGGTCAGGGCTACTATGCGTGAAGATAAAATCGCAGCCAAAAAGAAGCTTCATCAAGACAAAAGAGTCCACGAACTAGCTCGGGTAAAATTTATGCAGGATGTAGTTAACTCTGATACATTCAAAGGGCAACCAATATTTGATCACGCCCACACAAGAGAGTTTATTCAAAGttttattgaaagagaTGATACGGAATTAGACGAActcaagaagaagaggaggtCAAACAGGCCACCAAGCAATAGACAAGTGCTACTGCAACAAAGGAGGGATCAAGAGTTAAAAGAATTTAAGGCGGGGTTTCTCTGTCCAGACTTGAGTGATGCGAAGAATATGGAATTTCTAAGAAACTGGAATGGCACTTTTGGCCTTTTGAATACTCTAAGATTGATCAGAATTAATGATAAAGGTGAACAAGTCGTTGGAGGAAATGAATAAGAAGTGTCGCAGAGGAATCTTTATGGTTTATATGCtctttatataattttatGTATATTATAGTagaaaaagcaaagaaaaaaaagaaaattgatattattaGCGAAGCTTTTTCACAAATTAATCCGTAACAAACAAATTGGCAAAGACAATTGAAGGGAGTAGTGCGAAATATGGGCCGTGATATATGCACATTAGACAATGTTTACGCTAACAATTTGGGCATGCTAACCAAACTAGCTCATGTGACAGTACCAAACTTATATCAAGATGCCTTCTTCAGTGCATTATTCGCTGAGGATAGCTTAGttgcaaaaaataaaaagccATCTTCGAAGAAGGATGTACATTTCACACAGATGGCTTATTACAGTGAAATACCAGTGGGTGGTTTGGTTGCTAAATTAGTTCctaaaaaacaaaacgaaCTATCTCTCAAGGGCATTCAAATCGAATTTTTGGGCGTGTTGCCTAATTATAGGCACAAATCCATCGGTTCAAAATTACTGAAGTTTGCAGAAGACAAATGCTCAGAATGTCATCAACATAACGTGTTTGTCTATTTACCAGCAGTGGATGATCTTACAAAGCAATGGTTTATAGCTCATGGCTTCGAACAAGTGGGCGAAACTGTCAACAATTTCATAAAAGGTGTAAATGGCGACGAACAAGATGCTAtcttattgaaaaaacaCATTTCTTAACAGAtggctgaaaaattttttttttttttttggttttgcTTTGTATACACATGTATCTATTTTTATAAAGATGAAATATATACGTCTAAGAGctaaaatgaaaaactatACTAATCACTTATATCTATTCTGGTgattcatcatcttcagcTTCTGTATCCGTATCGATATCAGTATAATCGCTAGCATCACTTTCATCATCACTTTCGGTTTCGTCGTCATCAGTAGAGTACTCATCATCCTCCTCAGAATACACCTCTACTTGTTCCACTGCAGGAGAATCACGAACTTTCATATTCATGGTAATATCCAAATCTGTAGTGAAATAATCTGTGGATTTAACGATTACtctaaaaaagaaatcaccAACAGTTTCAGGTGCAGGCTGACCTAATGGAATTTTTATGGTCCCGATTTCCCAATCATTTATATCGAATTTTTCGTGTTTGGTTAAATCCATTTTTATCCTCttatcaaagaaatcttTGTCATCGTTCAAGTTCTTGTAAGATAGCTTTTCAATGATAATTGGCGTTTGAAGTATTTTACCATCTTTTTGAGAACTTACCAGACAGCACCAACTCCCACGTCTCTTTGTAGGGAAAAATGGTGCAAAGGAATATGGGACGAGTGGCTGTTTACTCATCATAGCAAATGGATCTCTTTGAGATTCAAAATCTTGAGGTTCTgttaaattttcttcaggaATTAAGCTAGTTGGTATCAATGGCTGTTTAGCAGAACGAACCAGtactttcaaagaaatgtaTGGGGTAGATGATGGTGTTACTTGGTTCTCACCTGGGACAAGGAAGTCTGCCTTGATGATCTTTAGATTTGGAATATGCGATGCAACTCTCAAAGTTTCGTTTAACTTTGCTTGATCCTTTATTCCAAGAACCTCACCAATCTTGGCATCTTCTAAAGTAAACAATTTACCTAATGTATGAATATCTCCGGTTTTGGTAATAAAGTGCTCTTTATCTACGTTCGGCAATTGAAGGATTTGACAGTTTGGTGTTAATGGTACAGCCTGAACAATACACTTGAAAGTATTGATTGCACCCAATGCAATATCTAAATTTCTGAATCCACAAGCAATATCCAATAAACCGTGTAACAAAGAGTGACATTTGGCCACTATTCTAAATTTCGCATTGTTAAGTTTACCACTATCTCTGCGGTTAATATGATCTTgcaaaagtttttcaaaatccgTTGGTTGCAAATCCGGGAAGAATTGTTTAAATTCATGAGCAAATGATAACCAGTGTAAGATCAAATCTGTGGTGACAATCTCAGATGGCTTGTAATTGACTAAGTTACTAACAAAATTAGAAGCCGTCACATTATGTATTCCCTTCTTAGTATACGATTGTGTTCTTGCCCACCATCTACTAACAAAATATGGCAAGATTAAACCTAGTAGCGCAACATAACAAACCACTAATAATGGAGATGCACTTCCATCTACCAAAAATCTTGGTAGAGCGATACCATGTGAAGTAGATTGTGGGCCATCTGGATGACCGTATTTCAAATAGTTTTGCCTAACCAATTCGTCAGTAAGGGATTCGTAAGCCTTCGTAATCTGAACATAAGTTTCTTCCATCACACTTTTCTCATCAGGTGTTAGGCCCTTTGCTAATTTATCTGGATGAAATTTAACAGATAATTTTCTATAAGCAGATTTGATGTCTCTATCGGAAGCACTAGTAGAGATACCAAGGATTTCATAAGgatcaaataattttgtaGCAGCGTCTTTAATCGCGTCATTACTATTAATCCTTTGCAGAAGAATTGCAACTAAGATCCAACCCACAATAATTATAATATTTCTCCTGCTCCATATTTTGGACTTcttattactatttttatcaaactTCCTTCTAAATTGTTTGATTTCATCACTGGTGTATTCTTCATTCAAGTTCTTGAAAACTTCCTCATTAAACTCCTTACTCTTCCCTGAATTCCCATCTTCAGCATTGGccccaaaaaaaatttggtatATTTGAAGCAGTGTCATAGGCCCGACGACCATCAAGAGCCCCGTTAAAATGAAGGACGGCCACGTCTCACTAGCCTCATCATACTCGTAATTTGTAGGCATTGTGCTGTAATATGCAgtatatttattttgttgcGAAGGCCTTCTTTGGTCAATTATAACTGACTATTGTTCCAGTCGCATCTTTTATTCGTTCAGTGATCTTCGACGTGTTCAagacaaatttttcagaaaacGCCTTTCCGTAACGAGTGACCAATTCGCGTTATAAGAGCGATTGTGTCAGTAATGAAGTCAGATTGTGACATTATAAAGCTAAGACGTTAATAACtcaaaatagaaaagaagcaTGAGAGCACCACCTTCACCGAGAAAGTCCAAATCtggtcattttttttacctatATTTTCGACTGTGTCAACTGTTCAGTGGCCGGAAATTAAAGAGGAGGTGGCATGTCCACAAACTTCACATTCACCAATATAATACTCGCTGGAACTTGAGCCCCCTCTCCGAAATACACATTGAGGACATGATAAATGAACCGTCTGGACTATGTCCAGGAAGttccaaaaagaaaccaCTACTGATTGCAAGGTTTCCCAAGGGTTGCCAAGAATCACCAAGGGTATATGTACTGCAAAGGAACAATTTGTCTCGTTTAAAATtaagcaaaagaaaatatgcCCTAAGGTTCTATCacaatgaaatttttggcAATAAtttaaagagaaaagacGGAAGCATCCACAAAGTTGAACACCAACAGTGCGCAGAAACCGTTAGAAAGATCAAGAAAGTCACAGCAAACCATGCTGATgttaaaataatatttcacGATAAAAATACTATAAGAAGTGACAAATTAGGGGGTAGGAGTAATAAGATGCAGACTAGGCCTAGTGTTCTTGAAGAGGatgtagaagaagaagtctCTTCGGTATATATCAGATTTTGTGACGACCATTCCCTGAGAGTTAAAGATTATCACTCTTTGCACAGGCATTCTAAAAAATcttctaaagaaaaacgAAATAATCAGGAGATTGGAAAATCTAAGTTGCTTGGGAAGCTTTTTGAAGAGGAAACATCGCGTCAAAACAAAGGTGTAGAGAAGAAACTAGATACGATTGTGATacagaaatttcaaaattatccTATTGTCTCCTTCTCTCGTGTCATTTAACAAAAAGATATATACAAACATAGGATACTAAGAGGAAAAGCATcccaaaaagaagaaatgcTTGCATGCCATGTATTACataattaaagaaaaaattttattaacaTACTTCCTTATACTTACAATATGTATTCTTTCAGTTCAATTTATTTATACCCGATGTCATTAGTCTCTTCGACAAACAATGCAGCAGACTGATGGAGTACTTTGCCAATAAGGTCAATTTGTTCTTGAGCCCTCTTCCAGTCATCATCGTAAATCGCATCCATCACTCCTGGAAATGTCCAGAAATCTACATTTCCACCATTTTTAGATTTATCCTCCTGTATCAATGTTGGTCCGAACAAAACGTTCTTATAAAATGATCTATTAGGTAGACCCGCCGGAGAGCATGTTCTTCTACCAATATTAgtcaattttttattccatGTCCACCTATTAATTGAAAGTAAGGAGGGCTCTATACCATCCCCATGCGACCATACTATGTTCTCCCAACCTTGAGTCCATGACGCCCATTCGCTACCgattttcttccaaaataaCAAACCTTTGATTATTGATGTGAAGTTTAGTTTTTCAGGGTATGCTTGCTCTAACCTTTGCAATCTTTCATCGATATCTTCAACATAGCTTATTATGTCAAAATGAAGTAGCGGGTCATCAATCAATTCCATACTAATATGTAAAAGATATACTAGCAAATCCTTGACAGATTGTTGGTTCTGTTCGTCTTCCAGAATCTTCTCAACACGTTCAAATTTATCCTCAGATGTTTCAGTTGGGGTGTCACGGTTTCTCGTAGAATCAGAAGATATTACAGATACAGGAATTCCATTTGCCAGAAATGGAGTCCAGTCACCATAGTGCTGTACATTATCCACAGATATATCAAAGTTTCCATGCGCGtttctattgaaaaacttcttcaataagGGATGTGTCTCAATGCTTAATTCTCCTCTAGTTTTACCGTTCTCATATTTTTCGGCAAAGGGTATACCCAGTTGACTAATATCAATCAAAGAATAAATTTCGTCTTTTAATGGCGTTAGCCTTTGCTCAACCAGCTCCGAAGATCCAGCATAATTAAATTCGGTACCACCgaatgagatgaaatagatATTTCTCAAAGGTTTCCAACCAAACTTATATTTCACCTCTTGGAATAATTGAACTATAGATAATAATGCAGCTGTACCAAAATTGGGATAAGTAGTTCCAAAATTGATGGAATTTCTCGATGCAGCAATTATTATAGCTTTGTCTGATTGTTCTCTCCCTTCAATTTTACCAACAATATTAGGAATAAAATGCTTTTCCCTAACATTAGTTTGCAGATCTACATCGATCAATACGTCTCCCATTTTCCCACTGTTACTACGATCACTATTACCATCATCAACCGTTACTCCTCCTGAAGATAAACGCGATAGTAGCTCTTTTCCTTGTCTCGTGGAGATTGGGATAGTTGGAATATGAGTTTGACGCCAAAATTTATGatccttttcttctacaGGAGAACCATCCCAATTCAATCCTGATGCATCACCAGTCGAATATTGGGGCAATCCTACAGGCTTAGATTGAACAACGTCTATATTCTCACCATATGGCTCAGATATGAAGATTACAGCTTTAGCTCCGAATTTCTCAGCAATTAGTACTTGCTGACTCACTAATTTATCATATTGCAGTAAAAGCACATAGTCCTTCCCATCTTCTATCGTTTTCGAATCTTTTAAATGTTGTAAATCGTATGTTGTACCTTTGCCTCCATAAATCAAGCTCACTTTGGATAATTTCCCGTTAGAACTCAACGgattgaaattttctttagaaaGTTCTAGATCATGCTTTTCATTCTTGTTATCATAATATGAAATTGATACATTGCCTGGATAATTAGAA
This window contains:
- the OSW1 gene encoding Osw1p (Protein involved in sporulation; required for the construction of the outer spore wall layers; required for proper localization of Spo14p) produces the protein MRAPPSPRKSKSGHFFYLYFRLCQLFSGRKLKRRWHVHKLHIHQYNTRWNLSPLSEIHIEDMINEPSGLCPGSSKKKPLLIARFPKGCQESPRVYVLQRNNLSRLKLSKRKYALRFYHNEIFGNNLKRKDGSIHKVEHQQCAETVRKIKKVTANHADVKIIFHDKNTIRSDKLGGRSNKMQTRPSVLEEDVEEEVSSVYIRFCDDHSLRVKDYHSLHRHSKKSSKEKRNNQEIGKSKLLGKLFEEETSRQNKGVEKKLDTIVIQKFQNYPIVSFSRVI
- the TRE2 gene encoding putative zinc metalloprotease (Transferrin receptor-like protein; functions with Tre1p to regulate ubiquitination and vacuolar degradation of the metal transporter Smf1p; inviability of null mutant in systematic studies is due to proximity to CDC31; TRE2 has a paralog, TRE1, that arose from the whole genome duplication) is translated as MRSSYQPVSTTNFEHENAIPTASSSHNLLMSQRFDDSPPSSNDNSIETNITPPPEPPSYEFDIEDPHDDLHKRTHLQRVSIGFQEKILEPLMENIIHPLLQISKFVPDKADYYLSKIGNPFILRRFFYIIFMSFIAYYVLSSGYLFNEKASGSKGMFSQHDILFEYAKKSVDLAKFERDLEYISSMPHGSGTKGDAAIYRYIQESFDNNGLKLVKEMGYSVYSNYPGNVSISYYDNKNEKHDLELSKENFNPLSSNGKLSKVSLIYGGKGTTYDLQHLKDSKTIEDGKDYVLLLQYDKLVSQQVLIAEKFGAKAVIFISEPYGENIDVVQSKPVGLPQYSTGDASGLNWDGSPVEEKDHKFWRQTHIPTIPISTRQGKELLSRLSSGGVTVDDGNSDRSNSGKMGDVLIDVDLQTNVREKHFIPNIVGKIEGREQSDKAIIIAASRNSINFGTTYPNFGTAALLSIVQLFQEVKYKFGWKPLRNIYFISFGGTEFNYAGSSELVEQRLTPLKDEIYSLIDISQLGIPFAEKYENGKTRGELSIETHPLLKKFFNRNAHGNFDISVDNVQHYGDWTPFLANGIPVSVISSDSTRNRDTPTETSEDKFERVEKILEDEQNQQSVKDLLVYLLHISMELIDDPLLHFDIISYVEDIDERLQRLEQAYPEKLNFTSIIKGLLFWKKIGSEWASWTQGWENIVWSHGDGIEPSLLSINRWTWNKKLTNIGRRTCSPAGLPNRSFYKNVLFGPTLIQEDKSKNGGNVDFWTFPGVMDAIYDDDWKRAQEQIDLIGKVLHQSAALFVEETNDIGYK
- the NAT5 gene encoding peptide alpha-N-acetyltransferase subunit NAT5 (Subunit of protein N-terminal acetyltransferase NatA; NatA is comprised of Nat1p, Ard1p, and Nat5p; N-terminally acetylates many proteins, which influences multiple processes such as the cell cycle, heat-shock resistance, mating, sporulation, and telomeric silencing); protein product: MGRDICTLDNVYANNLGMLTKLAHVTVPNLYQDAFFSALFAEDSLVAKNKKPSSKKDVHFTQMAYYSEIPVGGLVAKLVPKKQNELSLKGIQIEFLGVLPNYRHKSIGSKLLKFAEDKCSECHQHNVFVYLPAVDDLTKQWFIAHGFEQVGETVNNFIKGVNGDEQDAILLKKHIS
- the TMA16 gene encoding Tma16p (hypothetical protein that associates with ribosomes) — its product is MPVTKSLSKLQKNLSKKGKNITVHPKGRKYEKLVRATMREDKIAAKKKLHQDKRVHELARVKFMQDVVNSDTFKGQPIFDHAHTREFIQSFIERDDTELDELKKKRRSNRPPSNRQVLLQQRRDQELKEFKAGFLCPDLSDAKNMEFLRNWNGTFGLLNTLRLIRINDKGEQVVGGNE
- the SEC63 gene encoding protein-transporting protein SEC63 (Essential subunit of Sec63 complex; with Sec61 complex, Kar2p/BiP and Lhs1p forms a channel competent for SRP-dependent and post-translational SRP-independent protein targeting and import into the ER; other members are Sec62p, Sec66p, and Sec72p), whose amino-acid sequence is MPTNYEYDEASETWPSFILTGLLMVVGPMTLLQIYQIFFGANAEDGNSGKSKEFNEEVFKNLNEEYTSDEIKQFRRKFDKNSNKKSKIWSRRNIIIIVGWILVAILLQRINSNDAIKDAATKLFDPYEILGISTSASDRDIKSAYRKLSVKFHPDKLAKGLTPDEKSVMEETYVQITKAYESLTDELVRQNYLKYGHPDGPQSTSHGIALPRFLVDGSASPLLVVCYVALLGLILPYFVSRWWARTQSYTKKGIHNVTASNFVSNLVNYKPSEIVTTDLILHWLSFAHEFKQFFPDLQPTDFEKLLQDHINRRDSGKLNNAKFRIVAKCHSLLHGLLDIACGFRNLDIALGAINTFKCIVQAVPLTPNCQILQLPNVDKEHFITKTGDIHTLGKLFTLEDAKIGEVLGIKDQAKLNETLRVASHIPNLKIIKADFLVPGENQVTPSSTPYISLKVLVRSAKQPLIPTSLIPEENLTEPQDFESQRDPFAMMSKQPLVPYSFAPFFPTKRRGSWCCLVSSQKDGKILQTPIIIEKLSYKNLNDDKDFFDKRIKMDLTKHEKFDINDWEIGTIKIPLGQPAPETVGDFFFRVIVKSTDYFTTDLDITMNMKVRDSPAVEQVEVYSEEDDEYSTDDDETESDDESDASDYTDIDTDTEAEDDESPE